The following proteins come from a genomic window of Montipora foliosa isolate CH-2021 chromosome 2, ASM3666993v2, whole genome shotgun sequence:
- the LOC137991813 gene encoding uncharacterized protein, producing the protein MASNHVPSTVVLGCSCVGCYGLSAVFARGVLFVVQCRGWSEDWVDWRMTGSTARCWVTYRAQLSKWSRIIGLQDRRLNKADGKKVCNLSRFQELVQSEQADVVWATETWLTSFVENKEILPSGYVIYRRDRGSHAGGVLLAVKANSFSSCCQIADLNDSDLETASVELTTKSKAKRLACCCYGTPTPERDWSDKFNIYLAKCSSRYSNMLIAGDFNFPEIHWESLERTKGVDEVAFVEQLSDFFLTQLNTIPTRGDNVLDLVITSVASQVNDISVLSPEESGLFTDHGTIVFHLKISRKAAPPIARTVYDYCRGDFNGLRSAIGAIDLCSTINTDDVNVSWHQRKDAFLAAVQDYIPTKNIKGRNNPPWINGDIVHALRKKESARQKFLSSPTDSLRAKFRELRAKVKNMIKESRTNFFNSLDSDLPNNPKRFWSVFKLSSKDSNFPDTVSMGVGEGVSTPSRTASSPADIASMFNEDFTSMFSTKDHPDPTPTETEPSDHAL; encoded by the exons ATGGCTTCGAATCACGTGCCAAGTACGGTTGTCCTTGGTTGTTCGTGCGTGGGTTGCTATGGGTTAAGTGCTGTGTTTGCACGTGGCGTACTGTTTGTCGTGCAGTGCCGTGGTTGGAGCGAGGACTGGGTGGATTGGCGCATGACAGGCAGTACAGCGAGGTGTTGGGTGACATATCGCGCGCAACTAAG CAAATGGTCCAGAATCATtgggttacaagatcgtagaTTAAACAAAGCCGACGGCAAAAAAGTGTGCAACCTGTCTCGCTTTCAGGAACTTGTTCAATCCGAGCAGGCTGATGTTGTGTGGGCAACTGAGACCTGGCTGACTAGCTTCGTTGAAAACAAGGAAATTCTACCATCAGGCTATGTAATCTACCGGAGAGATCGGGGAAGCCATGCTGGCGGCGTATTATTAGCTGTTAAAGCGAACTCTTTCAGCTCTTGTTGCCAAATCGCTGATTTAAATGACTCGGATCTGGAAACCGCCTCTGTGGAACTAACAACTAAATCCAAAGCTAAAAGATTAGCTTGCTGCTGTTATGGAACTCCAACACCTGAGAGGGACTGGTCGGATAAATTTAATATCTACTTGGCTAAATGCTCGTCACGCTACAGCAATATGCTAATCGCCGGCGACTTCAACTTCCCTGAAATCCACTGGGAATCGCTTGAGAGAACCAAAGGTGTTGACGAAGTCGCATTCGTTGAACAGTTAAGCGATTTTTTCTTAACACAACTGAACACGATACCAACTAGAGGTGATAACGTCTTAGATCTTGTTATTACTAGCGTTGCTAGTCAAGTAAATGATATTTCTGTACTCAGTCCAGAAGAAAGCGGACTGTTCACGGATCATGGCACCATCGTGTTCCATTTAAAGATCTCAAGGAAAGCCGCACCTCCCATTGCACGAACAGTGTACGACTATTGCCGAGGAGATTTCAATGGGCTACGCTCAGCCATCGGGGCCATCGATCTGTGTAGCACAATCAACACGGACGATGTCAACGTAAGCTGGCACCAGAGGAAGGATGCATTCCTCGCTGCGGTTCAGGATTATATCCCTACAAAAAACATCAAGGGGCGCAACAACCCACCCTGGATCAATGGAGACATTGTTCATGCCCTCAGGAAGAAAGAGTCCGCGAGGCAGAAATTTTTGAGCTCCCCAACTGACTCTCTACGGGCTAAATTCAGAGAACTCAGAGCCAAAGTGAAAAATATGATCAAGGAGAGCCGGACTAACTTTTTTAATTCTCTGGACTCCGACCTCCCTAACAACCCAAAGAGATTTTGGTCGGTATTTAAACTCAGTAGTAAAGATTCTAATTTTCCCGATACCGTGTCAATGGGCGTCGGCGAAGGGGTATCGACACCAAGTCGCACGGCCTCAAGCCCTGCTGATATCGCATCTATGTTCAACGAGGACTTTACGTCCATGTTTAGTACCAAAGACCACCCAGACCCGACACCAACGGAAACTGAGCCATCGGACCACGCCCTGTGA
- the LOC137991814 gene encoding uncharacterized protein: MEVDSSVKRANDLNLEEVSSATQQKRVKTVFKTLWDDTNSEKPFQVGKLNLREHILAKSNELRSLEAIASDLQDPRVEARVEVVERSGKPSLVVVKKRKASLSDDVPFDDVRLVVDANGEYRLFVYHFELVRRGTININQPGQLRNAINEVVENRPCPGVDTRITGQQDYLSSEVEEQTLPWHRVLSRNCARLIKNAQCESGRKCRCCYKTEQKLSERLNQKKSLTEEDVRSRQSVSSKVRFSCLSPKSQSKRLKNMRQSRKNMTKQVKRYRKKFSVLMSDTHSSDLDKLMERVESTPMGRKEFEKCVAEADSLRPGAGQVLREIWDSDKVNFRKDQAKNGYGHRSNRWTQATWRVALAIYARCPVLFDDLKKLDILQLPCRRSLERVMAKRTVEEGIHEERIIEQLTLFNQFKTTAVLSGRPEPLGVGELLFDETKVQSKIQIRCTDGVAIGYAMNENDWSCLHDVYESLFISENGAGQRASYVLQTYWRDMTSGFEFAGPYFLREVPLDGKFLHDIVFKVISTLEKYRFHVILLVGDGASCNLALFKRLCGYANEQLPVEDSGAERYQFKASFINPFSTRSDKTCFVMICPAHQLKNIIAALYSSRNKGKKAFEKGGTTFGWQPIIDQYYRDQERSAKGLGRRVPGLRYSYVQRDCWTRLNVMPAKIMQQRYMIAALEEYANLSSEGPEKTDVVKETARYLQACHHIFEKGILSHVFIRSNESAVFKNIQQGWRYFEEWAEEHNNTEYVDNSKRARAAKFLAWQTFDLQRVMVFGFKQFSSYFFDNFPGYSLSPLRLSISRLESLFGTLKFHAHGSLSAGNYGSSLGRVQLRQELKVTARATSHDQKGYRDQEVLISGPTNVSTLNTVYQQPYIEIMAHFVPYGYQGVKEFIFPSQISQSTFQGRQGSSACTLIALVMGFKFSSGLIGEPKKVLEEGWFGHVVSSISGGNKIFDECFSAAGVGGLDVEDAFSSVADDLHLLSYEDPKDFFITGNNFQDVISNVRERASMKQKSVGIFVSVGRTVVILVWENGACAIFDSHRHLQYGCILSHSLPSKENELILWLAKTYQKFYSTSIQYAQITWVEYNR, encoded by the exons ATGGAAGTCGATAGCTCTGTTAAAAGAGCAAATGATTTAAATTTGGAAGAAGTCAGCTCAGCCACACAACAAAAGAGAGTGAAAACGGTGTTTAAGACACTCTGGGATGACACGAACAGTGAGAAACCCTTTCAG GTTGGTAAGCTTAACCTTCGTGAACACATTCTTGCCAAGAGCAACGAATTAAGATCTCTTGAAGCCATCGCGTCAGATCTCCAGGATCCCAGAGTAGAGGCTCGTGTCGAGGTTGTGGAAAGAAGTGGAAAGCCATCCCTGGTTGTCGTCAAGAAACGGAAAGCCTCTCTCTCTGACGACGTGCCTTTTGACGACGTGAGACTCGTTGTTGATGCAAATGGTGAATATCGTTTGTTTGTGTACCACTTTGAGCTCGTAAGAAGGGGCACAATTAATATTAATCAGCCGGGACAACTGAGAAATGCAATAAACGAAGTCGTCGAGAATCGTCCTTGTCCTGGAGTGGACACTAGGATAACTGGCCAGCAGGATTATCTGTCCTCAGAAGTAGAAGAACAGACCCTTCCTTGGCACAGAGTTTTGTCAAGAAATTGCGCGCGATTGATAAAAAATGCCCAATGTGAGAGTGGAAGAAAGTGTCGATGTTGctacaaaacagaacaaaaactgTCAGAACGCTTAAACCAAAAGAAGTCTCTGACTGAAGAAGACGTAAGGAGCAGACAATCTGTGTCATCCAAAGTTCGCTTCTCTTGCCTCAGTCCAAAGAGCCAAAGTAAGCGATTGAAAAATATGCGGCAATCAAGGAAAAACATGACAAAGCAGGTCAAACGGTACAGAAAGAAGTTCTCTGTTTTAATGTCTGATACACATAGCTCTGACTTGGACAAATTGATGGAGCGAGTTGAATCTACACCCATGGGAAGAaaggaatttgaaaaatgtgtggcaGAAGCTGATAGTTTACGACCCGGTGCAGGGCAAGTCTTGCGTGAGATATGGGATTCGGACAAAGTGAATTTCCGAAAAGATCAGGCAAAAAACG GATATGGACATCGATCTAATCGTTGGACTCAGGCGACTTGGCGAGTGGCTCTTGCTATTTATGCACGCTGCCCGGTCCTGTTTGATGACCTCAAGAAGCTGGACATTCTCCAGCTTCCATGCAGGAGATCCTTGGAGAGGGTAATGGCAAAGAGAACAGTAGAGGAAGGTATCCATGAAGAAAGAATCATCGAGCAACTCACTTTGTTTAATCAATTTAAAACCACTGCAGTCCTTAGTGGAAGACCAGAGCCACTGGGAGTTGGAGAACTCTTGTTTGATGAGACAAAG GTGCAGAGTAAGATTCAGATCCGTTGCACAGATGGTGTTGCCATTGGCTATGCAATGAATGAAAATGACTGGTCATGTCTTCATGATGTTTATGAGTCCCTGTTCATCTCAGAAAATGGAGCTGGTCAAAGGGCAAGTTACGTTCTTCAGACCTACTGGCGGGATATGACATCTGGGTTTGAGTTTGCTGGGCCTTACTTTCTCCGTGAGGTACCCCTGGATGGAAAGTTTCTACATGACATCGTCTTCAAGGTGATCAGTACCCTTGAAAAGTACCGGTTCCATGTCATTCTATTGGTTGGTGATGGAGCTTCCTGTAACTTAGCCCTTTTTAAGAGGCTTTGTGGCTATGCAAATGAGCAGCTCCCAGTAGAAGACAGTGGTGCTGAACGATACCAGTTCAAGGCCAGTTTCATCAATCCATTCAGCACCAGATCAGACAAAACCTGCTTTGTCATGATATGCCCTGCTCACCAG TTGAAGAACATCATTGCAGCTTTGTACAGTTCAAGGAACAAGGGGAAAAAAGCTTTCGAGAAGGGAGGCACTACTTTTGGCTGGCAGCCAATAATTGATCAATATTACAGGGATCAAGAGAGATCTGCAAAAGGTCTGGGTAGGCGTGTCCCTGGTCTGAGGTATAGCTATGTGCAACGTGACTGCTGGACAAGACTAAATGTTATGCCTGCAAAGATAATGCAG CAACGTTATATGATTGCAGCCTTGgaagaatatgcaaatttgagtAGTGAAGGCCCAGAGAAAACTGATGTTGTGAAAGAAACAGCAAGGTACCTACAAGCATGCCACCACATTTTTGAAAAGGGAATCCTTAGCCATGTGTTTATAAGATCCAATGAGTCAGCTGTattcaaaaacatacaacagGGATGGAGATATTTCGAAGAATGGGCAGAGGAGCACAACAACACAG AGTATGTTGACAACTCCAAACGAGCACGTGCAGCAAAGTTTTTAGCATGGCAG ACATTTGACCTTCAAAGAGTCATGGTCTTTGGATTTAAACAGTTCTCGTCATACTTCTTTGATAATTTTCCTGGATACTCTTTGTCTCCATTGCGGCTCTCAATAAGTCGCCTTGAATCCCTGTTTGGCACACTCAAGTTCCATGCCCATGGTTCTCTAAGTGCAGGGAATTATGGGTCATCTCTTGGAAGGGTTCAGTTGAGACAGGAGCTGAAGGTCACTGCTAGAGCCACAAGTCATGATCAGAAGGGCTACAGGGACCAAGAGGTCCTTATATCTGGCCCTACAAATGTGTCCACATTGAACACTGTTTATCAACAGCCTTACATTGAAATCATGGCACATTTTGTTCCTTATGGTTATCAGGGTGTTaaagaatttatttttccctcCCAAATTTCTCAAAGCACTTTTCAGGGTAGGCAAGGTAGCTCTGCATGCACCCTAATAGCCCTTGTAATGGGTTTTAAGTTCTCCTCTGGGTTGATTGGTGAACCAAAGAAAGTTCTTGAAGAGGGGTGGTTTGGTCATGTGGTTTCAAGTATTTCTGGGGGCAATAAAATCTTTGATGAATGCTTTTCTGCTGCAGGAGTTGGTGGGCTTGATGTAGAAGATGCATTCAGCTCTGTTGCAGATGATCTACACCTCCTTTCTTATGAGGATCCCAAAGATTTTTTTATTACTGGTAATAACTTCCAGGATGTCATTTCAAATGTCAGGGAACGGGCAAGCATGAAACAGAAATCAGTTGGCATCTTTGTGTCTGTTGGGAGGACAGTAGTAATTTTAGTTTGGGAAAATGGGGCATGTGCAATTTTTGATAGCCACAGGCATTTACAGTATGGGTGTATACTTTCCCATTCCCTACCATCCAAAGAAAACGAGTTAATATTGTGGCTAGCCAAGACATACCAGAAGTTTTACAGCACCTCGATACAGTATGCCCAAATCACTTGGGTGGAGTACAACAGATAA